Proteins from one Parvibaculum lavamentivorans DS-1 genomic window:
- a CDS encoding N-acyl-D-amino-acid deacylase family protein, producing the protein MAEHDLVIRGGTIVDGTGAKPFTGDVAIDGGKISAVGKVEGTGRREIDAQGLLVTPGFVDIHTHYDAQATWDPWLTPSSQHGVTTVVMGNCGVGFAPVKPEARSELIDLMEAVEDIPGAAMHEGIKWEWESFPEFLDALDKRRYAADIGTQMPHCALRVYVMGARGIDNEPATADDIRQMRDLTYEAMKAGALGFSTSRTDLHNTLKGDPVPGTLAANDELFGIADALKEHGSGVFQIAATHREMEQEFDWMLKMAKETGRMVTFQVQQIDEAPDLYKKMLAHLDRARAEGVTNIRGQHSGRPVGLLMGWQTSVHPFIGFPEYRPYAQMPFAERIEKLKDPKVRAEITGGKNVDKLGAFGTFITTSFHKMYPMGARENYEPSPDDSVAAVARREGKTPTELAYDAMMMNDGQAMLYFPLFGYSTNDYTAIEETLRHPQTGLSLADGGAHVGAICDGGTPTFMLTHWARDRTRGPKLPIEEIIRIQTKDTAEQYGLYDRGVLAPGMKADLNVIDFENLSFTHPEMRFDLPAGGRRLWQGAKGYRATVLSGVIVAENDEPTGELPGRLIRGVQGKARAESAAA; encoded by the coding sequence ATGGCCGAGCATGATCTCGTGATCCGGGGCGGCACCATTGTCGACGGGACGGGCGCGAAGCCTTTTACCGGCGATGTGGCCATTGATGGCGGCAAGATTTCGGCGGTGGGCAAGGTGGAAGGCACGGGCCGCCGCGAGATCGATGCGCAGGGGCTGCTCGTCACGCCGGGCTTCGTCGACATCCACACCCATTACGATGCGCAGGCGACATGGGACCCCTGGCTCACGCCGTCCTCGCAGCATGGCGTGACGACCGTCGTCATGGGGAATTGCGGCGTCGGTTTCGCGCCGGTGAAGCCGGAGGCGCGGAGCGAACTCATCGACCTCATGGAAGCGGTGGAGGACATTCCGGGCGCGGCGATGCACGAGGGCATCAAATGGGAATGGGAAAGCTTCCCGGAATTTCTCGATGCGCTGGACAAGCGCCGCTATGCCGCCGATATCGGCACGCAGATGCCGCATTGCGCGCTGCGCGTCTATGTGATGGGCGCGCGCGGCATCGACAATGAACCGGCGACGGCGGACGACATCAGACAAATGCGCGACCTCACCTATGAGGCGATGAAGGCGGGCGCGCTCGGCTTCTCGACCTCGCGGACCGACCTCCACAACACGCTGAAGGGCGACCCGGTGCCCGGCACACTGGCGGCGAATGACGAGCTTTTCGGCATCGCCGATGCGCTGAAGGAACACGGGTCCGGCGTTTTCCAGATCGCGGCGACGCATCGCGAGATGGAACAGGAATTCGACTGGATGTTGAAAATGGCGAAGGAGACCGGCCGCATGGTCACCTTCCAGGTGCAGCAGATCGATGAGGCGCCGGACCTTTATAAAAAGATGCTGGCGCATCTCGACCGGGCGCGCGCCGAAGGCGTGACCAATATTCGCGGCCAGCATTCGGGACGGCCGGTCGGCCTGCTGATGGGCTGGCAGACCTCCGTGCATCCCTTTATCGGCTTCCCGGAATACCGGCCTTACGCGCAGATGCCTTTCGCGGAGCGAATCGAGAAGCTGAAGGACCCGAAGGTGCGCGCAGAAATCACCGGCGGGAAGAATGTCGACAAGCTCGGCGCTTTCGGCACTTTCATCACGACGTCATTTCACAAGATGTATCCGATGGGCGCGCGCGAGAATTACGAGCCTTCGCCGGATGACAGCGTGGCCGCCGTGGCAAGGCGCGAGGGCAAGACGCCCACCGAACTCGCCTATGACGCGATGATGATGAATGACGGGCAGGCGATGCTTTATTTTCCGCTGTTCGGCTATTCGACCAACGACTACACGGCGATCGAGGAAACGCTGCGCCACCCGCAGACCGGCCTCAGCCTTGCCGATGGCGGCGCCCATGTCGGCGCGATCTGCGACGGCGGCACGCCGACCTTCATGCTGACGCATTGGGCGCGGGACCGGACAAGGGGGCCGAAGCTGCCCATCGAGGAGATCATCCGCATCCAGACGAAGGACACGGCGGAACAATACGGGCTTTACGACCGGGGCGTGCTTGCGCCCGGCATGAAGGCCGATCTGAACGTGATCGACTTCGAGAACCTTTCCTTCACCCATCCCGAAATGCGCTTCGACCTGCCGGCGGGCGGCCGACGCCTCTGGCAGGGCGCGAAGGGCTACCGCGCGACGGTGCTTTCCGGTGTCATCGTGGCGGAGAATGACGAGCCGACGGGGGAACTGCCGGGGCGGCTCATTCGCGGGGTGCAGGGGAAGGCGCGCGCGGAGAGCGCGGCGGCTTAA